Genomic segment of Pagrus major chromosome 19, Pma_NU_1.0:
ACACGTCTGTGTTTCACTCACTGACATCATCTTCTCCTGGTTCTGTTCTTCAGCAGTCACATTAGTCACGTAATTTAGTTTTACTGATGTGttagaaacagaaatatatatttgacACTCAGAGGAAAATTAATCGTAccaaaataatcaacataaGGCAGCAAAGTGTTGATGAGTCTCCAGGTGAACGACTCCGAGTCTGTGTTGCTATTTTACTTGATTCCAACAGAGGGCGCCGTCGACATTTACACTGACTCAGCTCAGTGGACCTCGACCCGTTTCATGTGTTTGATACACAACAGAGAAACTGAACAGACCGATCAGAGCCGCCACaggaggaggacacacacaacactgtcagACTGTCGACTAAATATCATGAACTGATTTCAGGAAAAAATGTGATCATCAGTCAACGAGGAGAGAAATGATGTACTGATCCAGTTGAACTGGGTCATGagtcacatgatgtttgtcagtttgttgtattaaacctcatgtagttttgtgtcaaagcgctcagtgaactacatcgactcatcagcaccagaaccaacaccaacatggagccaactgggctcagaacagctcgtaaacaagatgaacatcacaataaatctgctcatattgacaactgcagttctggttctggttcagttctgcgAGCTGCtcatatacaggagcagctctacaatgtgTCAGTtagagacgacgtcactaacgacgccgtcggctgtgtcgtctttataatgacgtcaccgtctgaagacaaactgacaaacatcatctgtctCTGCATCACTACAGACGAAGCTCTGATCAATGAGCTGTGATCAATAAGCTCTGATCAATGAGCTGTGATCAATGAGCTCTGATCAATAAGCTCCATGAGGGAACAGGAATGTGATCACATTCAAAGCATCACTGCAGAGAACTGTGTGTTTATCAGCTGATTTATCAGGGTCAGAATTTTTCTCCCCTCATGACAGTTTGGATCGGTCCGGTTCAGGTCTTTAAGGCAGGTTCTCAAATCAAATGAGCGAAATCAGTTCCTGAGTCCAGAGGAAGCAGAGATGTCCAGTTGAAGCCCGGGCAGCACCGGGGCGGTTCTGAGGGGAAGCAGGGTCATTTCATACCAACTCACACAGACTCCAGAACCGTTCACAGCTCATGTTGGAGATTCTCACTAAAACACATCATGTTGTTCTGTTAAATTTAACCTGAGACACTTTTCGGTTCTGACTGTTTGGGTTAAACGTCATCgtgtgttttaaaggtgcagtacgtcagattctactgaagttagcatgctaaccagctagcctggcCTGGTCTGGTCCAGAGCTCTCCTGCTAGccgtgtaaacaccaacactcccctgtttactggctgcatggctaacagagctaacagggctaatggtagctacagttagcagcagttagccgtTCCTCTGGTCATCTGCTGATGGCTGaatcttacatactgcacctttaagcctCACTAATGGTTCATCTTTCACTGCAGAGGTGAGCTGGTGTGAAACGACCCGGTGGACAGTTTTTACCCATGATTCAAGGAGTTTCAGGGCCTGGTTGCTAGGTTACCCAGAGGGCTCGTCTCCTGCTGGGTCGCTGTCATCAGAGCCGACCAATGACAGATCGGGCTGAACGTCCTCCTCGTCTGACTGCACCAGAGGCTTGTCGCTCTCCTCGCTGgccgcctcctcctcttgctcccaCGCTGCGTCCTGGTTGGACAGCTGGCTGCTGGTGGGAGGAGTCTGGGTCATCACAGATCCGGAGGAGAAGGACTCGAGGTCTGGACCCGAGGTCAGGGATGACCCGGTGCTGATGTCATCACCGAGGGAGTTGAGGAAGTCGTCCAGCGCCTCCTGGTCGGACGTGTTGGTGACGGTCACCTGATCCAGGACCGTCACGTCGGCGGCGCCTCGCTGCCGGTGCTGCAGCTGTCCGGTGGTCAGGTACTGCTTCACGTCCTGGTTGAAAGCTTCTTCGTACACTTTCTGCCGCTCTCTCAGTTTCTGCTGCGCCGCCTGCTCCAGCTCCGCCACCTTCAGAGCGTGCTGAGCgttcagctccacctccagcagctccacctccctcctcttcttcttcctgtagACGTCCAGCTCGCTGACGTGATGCTGTTTGAGCGTCTGCTGCTCACACTGACAGCACAGCGTCTCCAGGTACACCAGCCGGCTCTCCATCTCCTCGAAGTCGCCCTCCAGGTGCGCTATGTTGGCGGTGATGGCGTCGAGCTCGGCGATGAAGGCCGGCAGGCCGTGCAGCTGCTCCTGGAGCTGGGTCAGAGCCGCTCGTCTTCTCTCCCAGTGGGCCGACAGCATGACCACGTCTCCGTCCGCGGCCTCGGCAGCCTCCGCACACTCTCTGGTCCTCTTGTGGAGCGGAAACCAGCTCTCCTCGTACCTGCTGAGGACCTCCAGCCCAGCGGTGAAGTGAGGGAGGCTGTCTTCATACCTGGGCTGCCGCCGGGTCCTCGGGTCTCTGGATTTGTCTCCCAGAGTCTTGAAGCCCGTGGTGAAGTCCTGCTGGACCATGTGAAGTCTCTCTCTGAAGTTCTCAAACATGACTCCTCAGtgtggaggcagcagcagctgtgacctctgacctctgacctctgacccgcTCTGGTCCTGGTTCGACCCGCTCACGCTCAGCAGCCTCTCTCTCTTAATGGCGgctggaaaacagaaaataaagatggCGTTCAGATTTTTCCTGCTCCGGTTCGTGTCGGAGGTGTTCGTGTCTTCTGAGTGTGAACAGAACTGAGACACCTTCAGACAACCGGGTCAGCTGAGCGTCTCTACACGCTCACAGTTCTGCTCACCGAGCCCGTCT
This window contains:
- the dtnbp1a gene encoding dysbindin-A codes for the protein MFENFRERLHMVQQDFTTGFKTLGDKSRDPRTRRQPRYEDSLPHFTAGLEVLSRYEESWFPLHKRTRECAEAAEAADGDVVMLSAHWERRRAALTQLQEQLHGLPAFIAELDAITANIAHLEGDFEEMESRLVYLETLCCQCEQQTLKQHHVSELDVYRKKKRREVELLEVELNAQHALKVAELEQAAQQKLRERQKVYEEAFNQDVKQYLTTGQLQHRQRGAADVTVLDQVTVTNTSDQEALDDFLNSLGDDISTGSSLTSGPDLESFSSGSVMTQTPPTSSQLSNQDAAWEQEEEAASEESDKPLVQSDEEDVQPDLSLVGSDDSDPAGDEPSG